One window of the Rufibacter radiotolerans genome contains the following:
- a CDS encoding glycerophosphodiester phosphodiesterase, which yields MRTFYPRLFCLVLFLWGASSLSSMAQSKITLSNFTFTPSRLVVGQVISTKKGEPAPKVKLVGDGARHFTLEKDNTLKLKKAPQEKWLDLVLETGTGKEAMRDTFRVVKDEFLKNKVIAHRGAFQNTGVAENSLASLQHAIRLGCTGSEFDVHMSLDSIPFVYHDPKINGIDISLTPAAELAQLKLPNGETLPTLDAYLQAGLAQNNTRLILEIKPRAKNLAHNRALAHKVVEAVRKNKAQGWVDYISFGYEILLKVQELEPSARVANLNGEKTPAQLAKDRMYGLDYNLALIKKNPQWVKEAHDLNLTVNVWTVNNPAMMEWLLDLNADFITTNEPEMLLEKVKKLAGK from the coding sequence ATGCGCACCTTCTACCCCCGTCTTTTCTGCCTCGTTTTGTTTCTTTGGGGCGCCAGTTCCCTTTCCAGTATGGCCCAGAGCAAAATCACGCTCTCCAACTTCACCTTTACCCCCAGCCGCCTGGTGGTAGGCCAGGTGATCTCTACCAAAAAAGGGGAACCGGCTCCCAAGGTGAAACTGGTGGGCGACGGGGCCCGGCACTTTACCCTGGAGAAAGACAATACCCTTAAATTAAAGAAAGCGCCCCAAGAAAAATGGCTGGACCTGGTGCTGGAAACCGGCACTGGAAAAGAGGCCATGCGGGACACGTTTAGGGTAGTGAAGGACGAGTTCCTGAAAAACAAGGTCATCGCGCACCGCGGGGCCTTCCAAAACACCGGCGTCGCTGAAAATTCCCTGGCCTCTCTGCAGCACGCCATCCGGTTGGGTTGTACCGGCAGCGAGTTTGACGTGCACATGTCGCTTGACTCTATTCCGTTTGTGTACCATGACCCCAAGATCAACGGCATTGATATTTCCCTGACCCCGGCCGCCGAGTTAGCCCAACTGAAGCTCCCTAACGGGGAAACGCTACCCACCCTGGATGCTTATTTGCAGGCCGGCCTAGCGCAGAACAACACCCGCCTTATTCTGGAAATTAAGCCCCGCGCGAAGAACCTGGCGCATAACCGCGCGCTGGCCCACAAAGTGGTGGAGGCCGTGCGTAAAAACAAAGCCCAGGGCTGGGTAGATTACATCAGTTTTGGGTATGAGATTCTGCTGAAGGTTCAGGAGCTGGAGCCTTCAGCGAGGGTGGCTAACCTCAACGGCGAAAAAACACCGGCCCAACTGGCCAAAGACCGCATGTACGGGCTGGACTACAATCTGGCCCTTATCAAGAAAAACCCGCAATGGGTGAAAGAGGCCCATGACCTGAACCTCACCGTCAATGTCTGGACCGTGAACAACCCCGCCATGATGGAATGGCTTCTGGATCTGAACGCTGACTTTATCACCACCAATGAGCCAGAAATGCTTTTGGAGAAAGTGAAGAAACTGGCGGGGAAGTAA